The DNA segment TCTTCGATGCCGGCGGCGAGTTCGCAGTTTCCCCGGGCGTAGCTAAGGCGAGCTCGATTCCGGGCTCCCTCGACAATCTCCGAGAAACCGATGGGTTGCTCGTCCACACCGCTTTCCGCATCGCCGGATTCGATCTCCAGGCGCGGATAGAAAGCCGCCAAGCCGAGCCGAACTGCCGAGAGCTTGGCGGGGTTCCGACTGCCGACGCGCACGCGAAGAGCGTCGCTCAAGCGGCCGTAGCCTCTCGGATCAGGGCGACGATTCGCTCCTCGAGCGCATTTTCGACCTCGCTGCCGCGCAGCGGAAGATCCGCACACGGGCCTTCGGGCTTGCCCTTCTTGAACGGTCCGACCAGCCGAACCTTGCCCTTTTCCGCCGCAATCCCCACACATTGAACGGCGAGCCGGCCGCGCTGCACGCGGAACGAGACGCAGTCGACGTGCTTTTCGTCGGGGATTACTGGCGAGACTTCCAGATGCGTCAGGTGATGCGCGCCTAACTCCTGGGCACGTCGACGGAATGCGTCAACCGCGCTCACGGAGATCTCGCGCAGATGTTCTGTCGCCTGGCGAGTGTCCCGCAGTCGGGCAGGCAGATCGCCGTCTCGCTCCGCGAGTTCCCGAGCCAGCTGTTCGAAAATTTCTGTGTGCATTGTCCGCTAGTGTAAACGATCTGGCTGCTATACTTCCGCACCGTTGAGCACAACCACTTTGCGCCTTTCGATCGCGGCCGGCTTGGCACTCACTGCCGTGCTGATTTTCCTGGGCGAGCTGAACTCCGCCTACCTCGCCTTCACCGCGACCTTCGCGATCTTCTGCCTTTCGGCCCGGATCTCGTTGAACTGGCAGATCGCAATCGGTACAGGCCTCGGTGTGGCGCTGGGCTTGATCGTCTTCAATCGCGAACTGCTCGAAGTAGGCACCGTCATGAAGCCGGTGGGGCGAGTGTTCATCTTCATGCTGAAGATGCTGATCGCACCGATGATACTGCTTTCGATTTCGCACGGCATCGCGAGCATGGGCAGTGCTCGGGAACTGGGTCGGATCGGTGCCCGCACGCTGGGGCTCTATCTGTTGACGATGGCCCTGGCCGTCATCACGGGCCTGGTCCTGGTGAACCTGGTACAGCCGGGTGCGGATTCCGGTCTACTCGAGAGCGAGTTCTTCCGCGGTAGCGTGTTGGAGCGCGCGGAACAGTCCGCGGCCGGGCCCGACCTCGGAGAGTTCCTGCTCACCACGGTGTACCAGGTGCTGACGAATCCGTTCGATTCGCTCGCAAATGGTCGCATCCTGCCGATCGTTTTCGTCGCGATCCTGCTCGGCATCGCACTCGCACAGATGGGCGAACGCGGGCGGGCGGCGGTCGACACCATCGACGGTTTCTATGGCGCGGTCATGCACATCATCGGCTGGTTCATACGCCTGGCGCCGGTAGGTGTCTTTGCCCTGGTCGGGCATCTGATCAGCACAGTACCGCTCGCCCAGATCGTCGAACATCTTGCCGCGTTCTCGTTGGTCGTGTTCGGCGGCACGCTCTTTCACGCGGCGGTGACGCTGCCGCTCGTCGCCTGGTGGTTTACGGGCGTGAGCCCTCTGGAGTTGCTGCGCGCGATCCGCGAGGCTCTGGCAGTCGCTTTCACCACGAGTTCGAGCGCCGCCACCCTGCCTGTAACCACTCGTTGCGTGGAAGAGAACCTTGGCGTACCCCGACGCGTGTCGAGTTTCGTCTTGCCGCTGGGCGCCACGGTAAACATGGACGGCACCGCACTCTACGAGGCAATCGCAGCTGTTTTCGTCGCGACGATCTACGGCATCGAGCTTTCCATCGGAGCCCAGTTGGTGGTCTTCCTGGTCGCAATGGCGACGGCCATCGGTGCGCCGGGCATCCCGTCGGCGGGTATGGTCACGGTGATCGTGGTGTTGGAGTCCGTCGGTCTACCCGGCGAAGCCGTGGGTTTCCTATTGACGATCGACCGCTTCCTCGACACGGTTCGCACCATGGCAAACGTGGAGGGTGACGCGATCGTGGCGTTGTGCGTAGCGCGGGACGAACCCGCGGCGGCTACATAGCCGCTTCGAGTACCAGCGGCGGCTGTGCATCGCGTAGCTCAGCGAGTCGCGACTGCTTTGTTTCCTCGAAACGCTCTCGTGCCTTCACGGAGATAGGCTCGCCCATCGGGAACTTGACCTTGCTCGGGTCTTGGAAACGCCCCGCGTACTTCAAGCGGTAGTCGAGATGCGGACCCGTCGCCAGACCGGTCTTTCCGACATAGCCGATCACACGCTTCTGCTCCACACGCATTCCACGCTTGAGATCCTTGGCGTAACGCGACAAGTGGCCGTAGTACGAGGTGTACCCGTTGTTGTGACGGATCTTCACCAGGCGGCCGAAGCCCCCACTCCAGCCTACGAAACTGACCTCGCCACCGGCTACGGCCCAAACCGGCGTTCCGGTTGGTGCGGCGTAGTCGATGCCTTCGTGGGGTCGACGGATCTTCAGGATCGGGTGCAGTCGGGATTTCGAGTATCGAGAACTGATTCGTGTGTAGTGGACGGGAGCGCGCAGGAAAGGTCGCCGAACGGAGTTCCCATCCGGGGTGTAGTAGTTCCCCTCACCTTCATCGTCTTCGAAGTACACGGCCACGAAAGTTCGCTGGGCAGCGCGGTACTCGGCGGCCAGGATCTTCCCGTAGCGCACGAAGCCATCGCGATCGTAGAACTTTTCGAATACCAGTCGGAATTCGTCGCCAGGTCGTGATTGCGTAGAGAAGTCCACGTCCCAGACGAAGATGTCGGCAAAGCTCTGAACCAGATTCCAGTGCTCACCCAGGCCGAGGACTGCCTTCGATAGTGAGTTATCGATGACGCCACCGAGCTGCACCACGCGTCGTTCGAGAGGGACCTTGGCTTCACTCGCCGCAAGCATGCCTTCGGAATTGGCTTCGACCCGGTAAATCTTGCGCCGGCCACGTTGAAACTCGAATGAAATGATCTCGCCGCGGTCATCGCGAATCAGTGCGAAGAAGTCACCCGCATGCGCTCCGCGGAAATCGAATACGGGTCTCATCGCCTCGGCGATCGTGTGCACGGTTCCCGCGGGAACTCCCATGGAGGCCAGCGAGCTGGCGATCGAACCGCCGGCGGTTACGCGACCCGTCACGACGTCCAGCTCCGAAGAACGCACGGGTACTTCGGGGGGTTTCGAATTCTCGGACGGAAAGGCGATCTGTTCGACCAACGGATTCTCGGACCGGAAGGGCTCACCTGCGGCGGCTGCAGCGGGATCGGCGGCCCGATCCTCACCGTCGAGCACGAGGTAGGAAAACAGGGCACAGAACGCAAAGACACCCAAAGCCACCGCCAGGAAAACGGGGCGATGCCCGAGCAACGGAATCCACGCCAGTGGGCCACCCACCATGCGAGAATTTTCTCTCGTGTTTCTACGAACGATCAAAGCACCCTCTGTTTCCACCTGGCCAGGTCTACCCAGACCAGACACCACCATCGCCGCAGTGGAATGCGGTAATGCGTCTTCTCGCGACCAGAATTGACCAGGTCAGACAGAATGGATGGCCTATAGTGCCCTGCCAGGCAAGAGAAATGTACCCTGTTATTCTTACGCGAGAGCGACGCAACTTGACCACTTTCCGTTTCTGAGTCGGTAGTTTGCTGGCCGGAGTTGCACGCAAAGAAATCACACCTTCGATCGGTGTGGAGCTGATGGGCTATGGAGCGCGGGTGGGGGCGGCCCGAAACGTCGCTCAGCCGCTCTTCACCCGAGCCCTCTTCCTTTCCCCGGAAGACCCGCAACATACCGGAATCATTATTGTTTCTGCCGATCTCTGCCTCATGGGACCCGGCCAGGCGGAGCTTCTCCGCAGGCAGATCGAGCAGTCGACCCGTGTTCCCGTACACAGAGTGCTGGTCGCCTGCACCCATACTCACTCGGGTCCCGAGACAGGACTGGCTGACTTCAACTCCGGGCGCGAACTGCCCGAGCACGTGGCTCCGATGATGGACGGAATCGTCGAAGCCGCGCGACTGGCCTGGCAGAAACGGCGCCCGGCCCGCTTCGGTTGGTCGACCGGCCGGGCCCCGATCGGCCGCAACCGGCGCGTTGCCGATGATCCCGTCGACTCCCAGGTTGGGGTTCTCAGGGTTGTCGATGCGCGCGGAGCGCCGATGGCGGTCCTGTTCCAACACGCTTGTCACGGAACGGTTCTCGGGCACGACAATCTCGACCTCTCCCCGGATTGGGCTGGACTTGCGGCGGCGCGCATCGAATCGGAGACCGGCGCGATCGCGCCCTTCCTGCTCGGTGCACACGCCGATATCGATCCCCGCACGCGGGGGTTGATGGACATCGCGATTTCCGGCCAGAGCATCGGGGTCGGTCACGATGGCGTCCGCGTCTTGGGAGCTGAAGTCGCAGACAGCGTGCTGGCCGCGCTCGACGATGCCGTTCCAGTCGATGCACCCGTAGACGCGGCCACCGCTGAAGTGCCGCTCATGCTTCATCTCGGCGATCTTTCACCCGACGAAGAACGCGCGCAATTCACTGAACGCAAGAAAGAGATCGCGGCGCTGCTCGGCGTGGACGTCGACGAAGTACCGCGTCTGGCATCGCTGTGGAACGCGGCAGATCACCTGGTCGCGACTCTTCCGGTCAGGGAAGCGCGCGAACGGATCGCTCGAGTCCGGGAGTACGTGAGAGACAAATCTGCACCCTTTTTCGTCGGCGGCAAGCGGCGGCTTGATGTCGAGATCCAGGTGCTGCGGGTTGGCGAAGCTGCCCTACTCGCGCTTCCGGTCGAACCGACGACCCGGGTCGGACTCGACTGGAAGGCGCGCAGTCTTCCGTCGACGATCGGAAGCGTCGTGGGCATCGGCAACGGATGGTTGCGTTATCTGCCACATGCCGACGACCTGTCGCATCCATGCGCGCACCAGCACTACGAGGTGCTATCGAGTCTTTTCGCGCCGGATAGTTGTGAGCGTCTGCTCGAGGCTGGCGATCGGCTGCGGACGCGTCTGTTCTGAGAGAAACACGCTTTGCTGAAAGCGCGCGTTTTCTACTGCAACTCCTGAATGCCCTGATGCAGAAGATCGAAGAGCGGTTCGATCTCGGACTTCTCCAGACACGAAAACGCTACGCGAATATCGCTGGCGCCGATTGCGATCAAACCCACGCCATACTTTTCCAGCAAGTGGAGGCGCAGCTTCTCGGCGTCGACACCCTTCACGTCGACACACATGAAGTAGCCGGCGTTGAACGGGTAGATGTCCCAGCTATCGCGGTAAGCCTCGCGAAGCGAGACCTCCCGTACCTCGAGCGCACGCGCCTTCAGGATCTCGAATTTCTCGCGGCGCTCAGCATCAATCGTCGGTGATCGCAATGCGGCCAGCACGACGCTCTGCGAAGAATGTGTGCAGTTGCTGATCCCACCGCGAATCGCTCCCATGAC comes from the bacterium genome and includes:
- a CDS encoding dicarboxylate/amino acid:cation symporter, producing the protein MSTTTLRLSIAAGLALTAVLIFLGELNSAYLAFTATFAIFCLSARISLNWQIAIGTGLGVALGLIVFNRELLEVGTVMKPVGRVFIFMLKMLIAPMILLSISHGIASMGSARELGRIGARTLGLYLLTMALAVITGLVLVNLVQPGADSGLLESEFFRGSVLERAEQSAAGPDLGEFLLTTVYQVLTNPFDSLANGRILPIVFVAILLGIALAQMGERGRAAVDTIDGFYGAVMHIIGWFIRLAPVGVFALVGHLISTVPLAQIVEHLAAFSLVVFGGTLFHAAVTLPLVAWWFTGVSPLELLRAIREALAVAFTTSSSAATLPVTTRCVEENLGVPRRVSSFVLPLGATVNMDGTALYEAIAAVFVATIYGIELSIGAQLVVFLVAMATAIGAPGIPSAGMVTVIVVLESVGLPGEAVGFLLTIDRFLDTVRTMANVEGDAIVALCVARDEPAAAT
- a CDS encoding M23 family metallopeptidase; translated protein: MVGGPLAWIPLLGHRPVFLAVALGVFAFCALFSYLVLDGEDRAADPAAAAAGEPFRSENPLVEQIAFPSENSKPPEVPVRSSELDVVTGRVTAGGSIASSLASMGVPAGTVHTIAEAMRPVFDFRGAHAGDFFALIRDDRGEIISFEFQRGRRKIYRVEANSEGMLAASEAKVPLERRVVQLGGVIDNSLSKAVLGLGEHWNLVQSFADIFVWDVDFSTQSRPGDEFRLVFEKFYDRDGFVRYGKILAAEYRAAQRTFVAVYFEDDEGEGNYYTPDGNSVRRPFLRAPVHYTRISSRYSKSRLHPILKIRRPHEGIDYAAPTGTPVWAVAGGEVSFVGWSGGFGRLVKIRHNNGYTSYYGHLSRYAKDLKRGMRVEQKRVIGYVGKTGLATGPHLDYRLKYAGRFQDPSKVKFPMGEPISVKARERFEETKQSRLAELRDAQPPLVLEAAM